A window of Citrus sinensis cultivar Valencia sweet orange chromosome 7, DVS_A1.0, whole genome shotgun sequence contains these coding sequences:
- the LOC102614193 gene encoding uncharacterized protein LOC102614193 isoform X1, protein MTPYLFIHVIFMSDDQVCQILPALEISLPASGFWGMSIDPSAPMNYVEEDATSGSGDDGNILDGHNKRQPVTPSSSGRRKRNRKAAGDAIVEAMLEIAAASKMRAAAITKNEERFSISKCIKVLDDMQDLSGSMDDYDLELDQMELVAAAAGFYYYNSIVKQPQRGISPSGSGFMTQVLEGHDDICRQMFRMDKHVFHKLSDTLRQRGMLRDTSGVIIEEQLAIFLNIVGHNERNRVIQERFQHSGETISRHFNNVLKAIKSLSREFLQPPPQTTPPEILCSHRFYPYFKDCIGVIDGMHIPAHVPAKEQSQFRNKKGLLSQNVLAACTFDLQFIFIYPGWEGSVADSRVLRAVLDDPDQNFPHIPEGNYYLVDMDYTNTEGFIAPYVGIRYHLHEYRGANKLPRNAKELFNHRHSSLRNVIQRSFNVLKTRFPILKLAPQYAFHIQRDIVIAACVLHNYIRREEKNDWLFATVNGEPEEEMPYFEDQFDMQLASSMQEQIASAMRESIAAAMWNDFINKLDQW, encoded by the exons ATGACTCCATACTTATTTATTCACGTAATATTCATGTCTGATGATCAAGTGTGTCAAATTTTACCGGCCCTAGAAATATCTCTCCCGGCCTCGGGGTTCTGG ggCATGTCTATTGATCCTAGTGCACCAATGAATTACGTGGAAGAGGATGCTACTTCGGGCTCTGGAGATGATGGTAACATATTAGATGGACACAACAAGCGCCAACCTGTGACTCCTTCAAGTTCTGGACGTCGCAAGAGAAATCGTAAGGCTGCTGGTGATGCAATTGTGGAAGCAATGCTAGAAATAGCTGCTGCTTCAAAAATGAGGGCTGCTGCAATTACGAAGAATGAAGAACGATTTTCGATAAGCAAATGCATTAAAGTTTTGGATGACATGCAAG ATTTGTCTGGTAGCATGGATGATTATGACTTAGAATTGGATCAGATGGAATTAGTTGCTGCAGCTGCTGGCTTCTACTACTATAACAGCATAGTCAAGCAACCTCAGCGTGGTATCTCACCCAGTGGAAGTGGATTTATGACTCAAGTTCTAGAAGGACATGATGATATATGTCGGCAAATGTTTCGAATGGATAAACACGTTTTCCACAAATTATCTGACACACTTAGACAGAGAGGCATGCTACGTGATACTTCTGGTGTTATAATAGAGGAGCAACTGgcaatttttttgaatattgtGGGTCATAATGAGCGTAATAGAGTAATCCAAGAGCGGTTTCAGCATTCAGGTGAGACCATCAGCCGGCATTTCAATAATGTTTTGAAGGCAATCAAGTCACTGTCGCGTGAATTCTTGCAGCCCCCACCACAGACCACTCCTCCAGAAATTCTCTGTAGTCATCGGTTTTACCCATATTTCAAG GATTGTATTGGTGTCATAGATGGTATGCACATCCCTGCACATGTCCCGGCAAAAGAGCAATCGCAATTTCGTAATAAGAAAGGTCTATTATCACAAAACGTGTTGGCAGCATGTACATTTGACCTACAGTTTATATTCATTTACCCAGGTTGGGAAGGCTCTGTTGCAGATTCACGAGTGTTAAGGGCAGTCTTAGATGATCCAGATCAGAATTTTCCTCACATTCCAGAAG GAAACTATTACCTGGTTGATATGGATTACACAAACACAGAAGGATTTATTGCTCCATACGTAGGAATTCGGTATCACTTGCATGAATATAGGGGTGCTAATAAATTGCCTAGAAATGCAAAGGAGCTGTTCAATCATCGGCATTCATCACTAAGAAATGTCATTCAGAGGTCATTTAACGTGCTGAAAACTCGATTTCCTATTCTCAAACTTGCCCCTCAGTATGCATTTCATATCCAAAGGGATATAGTTATCGCTGCCTGTGTTCTACATAATTACATCCGACgtgaggaaaaaaatgattggTTGTTTGCTACTGTCAATGGGGAGCCAGAGGAAGAGATGCCTTATTTTGAGGATCAATTTGACATGCAGTTAGCTTCTTCTATGCAGGAGCAAATTGCTTCAGCAATGCGAGAATCAATTGCAGCGGCTATGTGGAATGATTTCATAAACAAATTGGATCAATGGTGA
- the LOC102614193 gene encoding uncharacterized protein LOC102614193 isoform X6 translates to MSEFAPMNYVEEDATSGSGDDGNILDGHNKRQPVTPSSSGRRKRNRKAAGDAIVEAMLEIAAASKMRAAAITKNEERFSISKCIKVLDDMQDLSGSMDDYDLELDQMELVAAAAGFYYYNSIVKQPQRGISPSGSGFMTQVLEGHDDICRQMFRMDKHVFHKLSDTLRQRGMLRDTSGVIIEEQLAIFLNIVGHNERNRVIQERFQHSGETISRHFNNVLKAIKSLSREFLQPPPQTTPPEILCSHRFYPYFKDCIGVIDGMHIPAHVPAKEQSQFRNKKGLLSQNVLAACTFDLQFIFIYPGWEGSVADSRVLRAVLDDPDQNFPHIPEGNYYLVDMDYTNTEGFIAPYVGIRYHLHEYRGANKLPRNAKELFNHRHSSLRNVIQRSFNVLKTRFPILKLAPQYAFHIQRDIVIAACVLHNYIRREEKNDWLFATVNGEPEEEMPYFEDQFDMQLASSMQEQIASAMRESIAAAMWNDFINKLDQW, encoded by the exons ATGTCTGAATT TGCACCAATGAATTACGTGGAAGAGGATGCTACTTCGGGCTCTGGAGATGATGGTAACATATTAGATGGACACAACAAGCGCCAACCTGTGACTCCTTCAAGTTCTGGACGTCGCAAGAGAAATCGTAAGGCTGCTGGTGATGCAATTGTGGAAGCAATGCTAGAAATAGCTGCTGCTTCAAAAATGAGGGCTGCTGCAATTACGAAGAATGAAGAACGATTTTCGATAAGCAAATGCATTAAAGTTTTGGATGACATGCAAG ATTTGTCTGGTAGCATGGATGATTATGACTTAGAATTGGATCAGATGGAATTAGTTGCTGCAGCTGCTGGCTTCTACTACTATAACAGCATAGTCAAGCAACCTCAGCGTGGTATCTCACCCAGTGGAAGTGGATTTATGACTCAAGTTCTAGAAGGACATGATGATATATGTCGGCAAATGTTTCGAATGGATAAACACGTTTTCCACAAATTATCTGACACACTTAGACAGAGAGGCATGCTACGTGATACTTCTGGTGTTATAATAGAGGAGCAACTGgcaatttttttgaatattgtGGGTCATAATGAGCGTAATAGAGTAATCCAAGAGCGGTTTCAGCATTCAGGTGAGACCATCAGCCGGCATTTCAATAATGTTTTGAAGGCAATCAAGTCACTGTCGCGTGAATTCTTGCAGCCCCCACCACAGACCACTCCTCCAGAAATTCTCTGTAGTCATCGGTTTTACCCATATTTCAAG GATTGTATTGGTGTCATAGATGGTATGCACATCCCTGCACATGTCCCGGCAAAAGAGCAATCGCAATTTCGTAATAAGAAAGGTCTATTATCACAAAACGTGTTGGCAGCATGTACATTTGACCTACAGTTTATATTCATTTACCCAGGTTGGGAAGGCTCTGTTGCAGATTCACGAGTGTTAAGGGCAGTCTTAGATGATCCAGATCAGAATTTTCCTCACATTCCAGAAG GAAACTATTACCTGGTTGATATGGATTACACAAACACAGAAGGATTTATTGCTCCATACGTAGGAATTCGGTATCACTTGCATGAATATAGGGGTGCTAATAAATTGCCTAGAAATGCAAAGGAGCTGTTCAATCATCGGCATTCATCACTAAGAAATGTCATTCAGAGGTCATTTAACGTGCTGAAAACTCGATTTCCTATTCTCAAACTTGCCCCTCAGTATGCATTTCATATCCAAAGGGATATAGTTATCGCTGCCTGTGTTCTACATAATTACATCCGACgtgaggaaaaaaatgattggTTGTTTGCTACTGTCAATGGGGAGCCAGAGGAAGAGATGCCTTATTTTGAGGATCAATTTGACATGCAGTTAGCTTCTTCTATGCAGGAGCAAATTGCTTCAGCAATGCGAGAATCAATTGCAGCGGCTATGTGGAATGATTTCATAAACAAATTGGATCAATGGTGA
- the LOC102614193 gene encoding uncharacterized protein LOC102614193 isoform X2 — translation MTPYLFIHVIFMSDDQVCQILPALEISLPASGFWGMSIDPSAPMNYVEEDATSGSGDDGNILDGHNKRQPVTPSSSGRRKRNRKAAGDAIVEAMLEIAAASKMRAAAITKNEERFSISKCIKVLDDMQDLSGSMDDYDLELDQMELVAAAAGFYYYNSIVKQPQRGISPSGSGFMTQVLEGHDDICRQMFRMDKHVFHKLSDTLRQRGMLRDTSGVIIEEQLAIFLNIVGHNERNRVIQERFQHSGETISRHFNNVLKAIKSLSREFLQPPPQTTPPEILCSHRFYPYFKDCIGVIDGMHIPAHVPAKEQSQFRNKKGWEGSVADSRVLRAVLDDPDQNFPHIPEGNYYLVDMDYTNTEGFIAPYVGIRYHLHEYRGANKLPRNAKELFNHRHSSLRNVIQRSFNVLKTRFPILKLAPQYAFHIQRDIVIAACVLHNYIRREEKNDWLFATVNGEPEEEMPYFEDQFDMQLASSMQEQIASAMRESIAAAMWNDFINKLDQW, via the exons ATGACTCCATACTTATTTATTCACGTAATATTCATGTCTGATGATCAAGTGTGTCAAATTTTACCGGCCCTAGAAATATCTCTCCCGGCCTCGGGGTTCTGG ggCATGTCTATTGATCCTAGTGCACCAATGAATTACGTGGAAGAGGATGCTACTTCGGGCTCTGGAGATGATGGTAACATATTAGATGGACACAACAAGCGCCAACCTGTGACTCCTTCAAGTTCTGGACGTCGCAAGAGAAATCGTAAGGCTGCTGGTGATGCAATTGTGGAAGCAATGCTAGAAATAGCTGCTGCTTCAAAAATGAGGGCTGCTGCAATTACGAAGAATGAAGAACGATTTTCGATAAGCAAATGCATTAAAGTTTTGGATGACATGCAAG ATTTGTCTGGTAGCATGGATGATTATGACTTAGAATTGGATCAGATGGAATTAGTTGCTGCAGCTGCTGGCTTCTACTACTATAACAGCATAGTCAAGCAACCTCAGCGTGGTATCTCACCCAGTGGAAGTGGATTTATGACTCAAGTTCTAGAAGGACATGATGATATATGTCGGCAAATGTTTCGAATGGATAAACACGTTTTCCACAAATTATCTGACACACTTAGACAGAGAGGCATGCTACGTGATACTTCTGGTGTTATAATAGAGGAGCAACTGgcaatttttttgaatattgtGGGTCATAATGAGCGTAATAGAGTAATCCAAGAGCGGTTTCAGCATTCAGGTGAGACCATCAGCCGGCATTTCAATAATGTTTTGAAGGCAATCAAGTCACTGTCGCGTGAATTCTTGCAGCCCCCACCACAGACCACTCCTCCAGAAATTCTCTGTAGTCATCGGTTTTACCCATATTTCAAG GATTGTATTGGTGTCATAGATGGTATGCACATCCCTGCACATGTCCCGGCAAAAGAGCAATCGCAATTTCGTAATAAGAAAG GTTGGGAAGGCTCTGTTGCAGATTCACGAGTGTTAAGGGCAGTCTTAGATGATCCAGATCAGAATTTTCCTCACATTCCAGAAG GAAACTATTACCTGGTTGATATGGATTACACAAACACAGAAGGATTTATTGCTCCATACGTAGGAATTCGGTATCACTTGCATGAATATAGGGGTGCTAATAAATTGCCTAGAAATGCAAAGGAGCTGTTCAATCATCGGCATTCATCACTAAGAAATGTCATTCAGAGGTCATTTAACGTGCTGAAAACTCGATTTCCTATTCTCAAACTTGCCCCTCAGTATGCATTTCATATCCAAAGGGATATAGTTATCGCTGCCTGTGTTCTACATAATTACATCCGACgtgaggaaaaaaatgattggTTGTTTGCTACTGTCAATGGGGAGCCAGAGGAAGAGATGCCTTATTTTGAGGATCAATTTGACATGCAGTTAGCTTCTTCTATGCAGGAGCAAATTGCTTCAGCAATGCGAGAATCAATTGCAGCGGCTATGTGGAATGATTTCATAAACAAATTGGATCAATGGTGA
- the LOC102614193 gene encoding uncharacterized protein LOC102614193 isoform X4, with the protein MSIDPSAPMNYVEEDATSGSGDDGNILDGHNKRQPVTPSSSGRRKRNRKAAGDAIVEAMLEIAAASKMRAAAITKNEERFSISKCIKVLDDMQDLSGSMDDYDLELDQMELVAAAAGFYYYNSIVKQPQRGISPSGSGFMTQVLEGHDDICRQMFRMDKHVFHKLSDTLRQRGMLRDTSGVIIEEQLAIFLNIVGHNERNRVIQERFQHSGETISRHFNNVLKAIKSLSREFLQPPPQTTPPEILCSHRFYPYFKDCIGVIDGMHIPAHVPAKEQSQFRNKKGLLSQNVLAACTFDLQFIFIYPGWEGSVADSRVLRAVLDDPDQNFPHIPEGNYYLVDMDYTNTEGFIAPYVGIRYHLHEYRGANKLPRNAKELFNHRHSSLRNVIQRSFNVLKTRFPILKLAPQYAFHIQRDIVIAACVLHNYIRREEKNDWLFATVNGEPEEEMPYFEDQFDMQLASSMQEQIASAMRESIAAAMWNDFINKLDQW; encoded by the exons ATGTCTATTGATCCTAGTGCACCAATGAATTACGTGGAAGAGGATGCTACTTCGGGCTCTGGAGATGATGGTAACATATTAGATGGACACAACAAGCGCCAACCTGTGACTCCTTCAAGTTCTGGACGTCGCAAGAGAAATCGTAAGGCTGCTGGTGATGCAATTGTGGAAGCAATGCTAGAAATAGCTGCTGCTTCAAAAATGAGGGCTGCTGCAATTACGAAGAATGAAGAACGATTTTCGATAAGCAAATGCATTAAAGTTTTGGATGACATGCAAG ATTTGTCTGGTAGCATGGATGATTATGACTTAGAATTGGATCAGATGGAATTAGTTGCTGCAGCTGCTGGCTTCTACTACTATAACAGCATAGTCAAGCAACCTCAGCGTGGTATCTCACCCAGTGGAAGTGGATTTATGACTCAAGTTCTAGAAGGACATGATGATATATGTCGGCAAATGTTTCGAATGGATAAACACGTTTTCCACAAATTATCTGACACACTTAGACAGAGAGGCATGCTACGTGATACTTCTGGTGTTATAATAGAGGAGCAACTGgcaatttttttgaatattgtGGGTCATAATGAGCGTAATAGAGTAATCCAAGAGCGGTTTCAGCATTCAGGTGAGACCATCAGCCGGCATTTCAATAATGTTTTGAAGGCAATCAAGTCACTGTCGCGTGAATTCTTGCAGCCCCCACCACAGACCACTCCTCCAGAAATTCTCTGTAGTCATCGGTTTTACCCATATTTCAAG GATTGTATTGGTGTCATAGATGGTATGCACATCCCTGCACATGTCCCGGCAAAAGAGCAATCGCAATTTCGTAATAAGAAAGGTCTATTATCACAAAACGTGTTGGCAGCATGTACATTTGACCTACAGTTTATATTCATTTACCCAGGTTGGGAAGGCTCTGTTGCAGATTCACGAGTGTTAAGGGCAGTCTTAGATGATCCAGATCAGAATTTTCCTCACATTCCAGAAG GAAACTATTACCTGGTTGATATGGATTACACAAACACAGAAGGATTTATTGCTCCATACGTAGGAATTCGGTATCACTTGCATGAATATAGGGGTGCTAATAAATTGCCTAGAAATGCAAAGGAGCTGTTCAATCATCGGCATTCATCACTAAGAAATGTCATTCAGAGGTCATTTAACGTGCTGAAAACTCGATTTCCTATTCTCAAACTTGCCCCTCAGTATGCATTTCATATCCAAAGGGATATAGTTATCGCTGCCTGTGTTCTACATAATTACATCCGACgtgaggaaaaaaatgattggTTGTTTGCTACTGTCAATGGGGAGCCAGAGGAAGAGATGCCTTATTTTGAGGATCAATTTGACATGCAGTTAGCTTCTTCTATGCAGGAGCAAATTGCTTCAGCAATGCGAGAATCAATTGCAGCGGCTATGTGGAATGATTTCATAAACAAATTGGATCAATGGTGA
- the LOC102614193 gene encoding uncharacterized protein LOC102614193 isoform X3 — protein MTPYLFIHVIFMSDDQVCQILPALEISLPASGFWGMSIDPSAPMNYVEEDATSGSGDDGNILDGHNKRQPVTPSSSGRRKRNRKAAGDAIVEAMLEIAAASKMRAAAITKNEERFSISKCIKVLDDMQDLSGSMDDYDLELDQMELVAAAAGFYYYNSIVKQPQRGISPSGSGFMTQVLEGHDDICRQMFRMDKHVFHKLSDTLRQRGMLRDTSGVIIEEQLAIFLNIVGHNERNRVIQERFQHSGETISRHFNNVLKAIKSLSREFLQPPPQTTPPEILCSHRFYPYFKDCIGVIDGMHIPAHVPAKEQSQFRNKKDSRVLRAVLDDPDQNFPHIPEGNYYLVDMDYTNTEGFIAPYVGIRYHLHEYRGANKLPRNAKELFNHRHSSLRNVIQRSFNVLKTRFPILKLAPQYAFHIQRDIVIAACVLHNYIRREEKNDWLFATVNGEPEEEMPYFEDQFDMQLASSMQEQIASAMRESIAAAMWNDFINKLDQW, from the exons ATGACTCCATACTTATTTATTCACGTAATATTCATGTCTGATGATCAAGTGTGTCAAATTTTACCGGCCCTAGAAATATCTCTCCCGGCCTCGGGGTTCTGG ggCATGTCTATTGATCCTAGTGCACCAATGAATTACGTGGAAGAGGATGCTACTTCGGGCTCTGGAGATGATGGTAACATATTAGATGGACACAACAAGCGCCAACCTGTGACTCCTTCAAGTTCTGGACGTCGCAAGAGAAATCGTAAGGCTGCTGGTGATGCAATTGTGGAAGCAATGCTAGAAATAGCTGCTGCTTCAAAAATGAGGGCTGCTGCAATTACGAAGAATGAAGAACGATTTTCGATAAGCAAATGCATTAAAGTTTTGGATGACATGCAAG ATTTGTCTGGTAGCATGGATGATTATGACTTAGAATTGGATCAGATGGAATTAGTTGCTGCAGCTGCTGGCTTCTACTACTATAACAGCATAGTCAAGCAACCTCAGCGTGGTATCTCACCCAGTGGAAGTGGATTTATGACTCAAGTTCTAGAAGGACATGATGATATATGTCGGCAAATGTTTCGAATGGATAAACACGTTTTCCACAAATTATCTGACACACTTAGACAGAGAGGCATGCTACGTGATACTTCTGGTGTTATAATAGAGGAGCAACTGgcaatttttttgaatattgtGGGTCATAATGAGCGTAATAGAGTAATCCAAGAGCGGTTTCAGCATTCAGGTGAGACCATCAGCCGGCATTTCAATAATGTTTTGAAGGCAATCAAGTCACTGTCGCGTGAATTCTTGCAGCCCCCACCACAGACCACTCCTCCAGAAATTCTCTGTAGTCATCGGTTTTACCCATATTTCAAG GATTGTATTGGTGTCATAGATGGTATGCACATCCCTGCACATGTCCCGGCAAAAGAGCAATCGCAATTTCGTAATAAGAAAG ATTCACGAGTGTTAAGGGCAGTCTTAGATGATCCAGATCAGAATTTTCCTCACATTCCAGAAG GAAACTATTACCTGGTTGATATGGATTACACAAACACAGAAGGATTTATTGCTCCATACGTAGGAATTCGGTATCACTTGCATGAATATAGGGGTGCTAATAAATTGCCTAGAAATGCAAAGGAGCTGTTCAATCATCGGCATTCATCACTAAGAAATGTCATTCAGAGGTCATTTAACGTGCTGAAAACTCGATTTCCTATTCTCAAACTTGCCCCTCAGTATGCATTTCATATCCAAAGGGATATAGTTATCGCTGCCTGTGTTCTACATAATTACATCCGACgtgaggaaaaaaatgattggTTGTTTGCTACTGTCAATGGGGAGCCAGAGGAAGAGATGCCTTATTTTGAGGATCAATTTGACATGCAGTTAGCTTCTTCTATGCAGGAGCAAATTGCTTCAGCAATGCGAGAATCAATTGCAGCGGCTATGTGGAATGATTTCATAAACAAATTGGATCAATGGTGA
- the LOC102614193 gene encoding uncharacterized protein LOC102614193 isoform X7, with translation MNYVEEDATSGSGDDGNILDGHNKRQPVTPSSSGRRKRNRKAAGDAIVEAMLEIAAASKMRAAAITKNEERFSISKCIKVLDDMQDLSGSMDDYDLELDQMELVAAAAGFYYYNSIVKQPQRGISPSGSGFMTQVLEGHDDICRQMFRMDKHVFHKLSDTLRQRGMLRDTSGVIIEEQLAIFLNIVGHNERNRVIQERFQHSGETISRHFNNVLKAIKSLSREFLQPPPQTTPPEILCSHRFYPYFKDCIGVIDGMHIPAHVPAKEQSQFRNKKGLLSQNVLAACTFDLQFIFIYPGWEGSVADSRVLRAVLDDPDQNFPHIPEGNYYLVDMDYTNTEGFIAPYVGIRYHLHEYRGANKLPRNAKELFNHRHSSLRNVIQRSFNVLKTRFPILKLAPQYAFHIQRDIVIAACVLHNYIRREEKNDWLFATVNGEPEEEMPYFEDQFDMQLASSMQEQIASAMRESIAAAMWNDFINKLDQW, from the exons ATGAATTACGTGGAAGAGGATGCTACTTCGGGCTCTGGAGATGATGGTAACATATTAGATGGACACAACAAGCGCCAACCTGTGACTCCTTCAAGTTCTGGACGTCGCAAGAGAAATCGTAAGGCTGCTGGTGATGCAATTGTGGAAGCAATGCTAGAAATAGCTGCTGCTTCAAAAATGAGGGCTGCTGCAATTACGAAGAATGAAGAACGATTTTCGATAAGCAAATGCATTAAAGTTTTGGATGACATGCAAG ATTTGTCTGGTAGCATGGATGATTATGACTTAGAATTGGATCAGATGGAATTAGTTGCTGCAGCTGCTGGCTTCTACTACTATAACAGCATAGTCAAGCAACCTCAGCGTGGTATCTCACCCAGTGGAAGTGGATTTATGACTCAAGTTCTAGAAGGACATGATGATATATGTCGGCAAATGTTTCGAATGGATAAACACGTTTTCCACAAATTATCTGACACACTTAGACAGAGAGGCATGCTACGTGATACTTCTGGTGTTATAATAGAGGAGCAACTGgcaatttttttgaatattgtGGGTCATAATGAGCGTAATAGAGTAATCCAAGAGCGGTTTCAGCATTCAGGTGAGACCATCAGCCGGCATTTCAATAATGTTTTGAAGGCAATCAAGTCACTGTCGCGTGAATTCTTGCAGCCCCCACCACAGACCACTCCTCCAGAAATTCTCTGTAGTCATCGGTTTTACCCATATTTCAAG GATTGTATTGGTGTCATAGATGGTATGCACATCCCTGCACATGTCCCGGCAAAAGAGCAATCGCAATTTCGTAATAAGAAAGGTCTATTATCACAAAACGTGTTGGCAGCATGTACATTTGACCTACAGTTTATATTCATTTACCCAGGTTGGGAAGGCTCTGTTGCAGATTCACGAGTGTTAAGGGCAGTCTTAGATGATCCAGATCAGAATTTTCCTCACATTCCAGAAG GAAACTATTACCTGGTTGATATGGATTACACAAACACAGAAGGATTTATTGCTCCATACGTAGGAATTCGGTATCACTTGCATGAATATAGGGGTGCTAATAAATTGCCTAGAAATGCAAAGGAGCTGTTCAATCATCGGCATTCATCACTAAGAAATGTCATTCAGAGGTCATTTAACGTGCTGAAAACTCGATTTCCTATTCTCAAACTTGCCCCTCAGTATGCATTTCATATCCAAAGGGATATAGTTATCGCTGCCTGTGTTCTACATAATTACATCCGACgtgaggaaaaaaatgattggTTGTTTGCTACTGTCAATGGGGAGCCAGAGGAAGAGATGCCTTATTTTGAGGATCAATTTGACATGCAGTTAGCTTCTTCTATGCAGGAGCAAATTGCTTCAGCAATGCGAGAATCAATTGCAGCGGCTATGTGGAATGATTTCATAAACAAATTGGATCAATGGTGA
- the LOC102613892 gene encoding uncharacterized protein LOC102613892, whose product MAVERTMTTRAAASNALRQQRFVREVTIQYNLCNEPWIKYSISIVADKGLKKPLYTSARLKKGEVLYLETHSCRYELSFAGEKMVKAVPASESHDTETEKSQNHLLHSTNEEKTDGDNIMTDVFRWSRCKKPLPQKVMRSIGIPLPPEHVEVIEENLDWEDVQWSQTGVWIAGKEYTLARVHFLSKD is encoded by the exons ATGGCAGTGGAACGGACAATGACTACTAGGGCTGCAGCATCG AATGCATTGCGGCAACAAAGATTCGTGCGAGAAGTCACAATTCAGTACAACCTCTGCAATGAACCTTG GATTAAGTACAGTATAAGTATTGTTGCTGATAAAGGTCTGAAGAAGCCCCTTTATACATCAGCACGTTTGAAGAAGGGGGAAGTTCTTTATTTAGAAACACATTCTTGCAG GTATGAACTCTCTTTTGCGGGAGAGAAGATGGTAAAAGCTGTTCCAGCATCTGAGTCTCATGATACAGAGACAGAAAAGTCTCAAAATCACCTTTTACATTCCACAAATGAGGAAAAGACTGATGGTGATAATATTATGACTGATGTTTTTCGTTGGTCTCGTTGTAAGAAGCCCCTTCCTCAAAAAGTTATGCGTTCCATTGGGATCCCACTGCCTCCTGAGCATGTGGAG GTAATAGAAGAAAATCTTGACTGGGAGGATGTGCAGTGGTCACAAACTGGCGTTTGGATTGCTGGGAAAGAATACACCCTTGCACGGGTGCATTTCCTATCTAAGGATTGA